The genomic DNA CGTGTTGCAGACGTGCGAACCGAGACCGATACCGGCTTCGCGAAAGACATTGAAGGATGTGTCCACGCCTGCTTCACGCAGGATTTCCAGTTCATCGTCAAACTGGGCCATGGCCGCGACAACGCCGGGAAAATTCCGTTCCTGCAACTTGTTTGCGACATGAATCTGTGCATTGAGATTCGGCAGGGTCAGGAGCACCAGTTTGATTTGGCCGCCCTGTTCCGGGAGTTTGCGCCAGAATTCCGGGTCCGTGACATCGGCAAGGCCCACCTGCCGTCCTTCTTCCTGATGCTTGTCCACGGTTTCGGCGTTGAAGTCGATACCGAGCACGGTCGGGCCATACTTGTCCACGAGGTATTCGTATGCTCCGGTTCCGACCCGCCCCATTCCTATGACAGCCACCTGCCATGTGCCGGCTTCGTATGGTTCCTCGTCCGGGTGGCACTCGCCGGTTTCGCACCGTTTGAGTGCTTTTCGGACTTTGTCGAACAAGGCGTCCGCCGTCCGGTTGAACGGCGCTGCCACCACAAAGGAAAAGGAGAGGGCCACGGCAATGGCAAGGAGCCAGTCCCGGCTGAGCCAGCCGTTGGCAACGGCAAGGCCGCCGACGATGAGGCCGAACTCGCTGTAGTTGGCGAGGTTGAATGCTGAGATGAACGAAGTGCGTGCCTTGAGGCGGAAGCGGGTGAATATCAGGAAGAACAATGCCACCTTGATGGGCAGCACGGCCAGCAGGATGAATGAGACACTGAGCACCTGCATGCTCGGCAGTCCAGCCAGACCGATTTCAAGGAAAAAGCCCACCAGCAGGAAGTCCTTGATGTTCATGAGCGACTCGGCAAGATCCCCGGCGCGCGGGTGGTTGGCCAGCAGCATGCCCATTATGAGCGCTCCCAGATCGGCTTTCAGCCCGACTGCGTCAAAAGCGGCCGCCCCGGCACAGAAAGCGAGGAAGAACCCGAACAGCACCTGTAGTTCGCCATGGCCGATGCGGTCGAGGATTCGCATGAAAATCCACCGGGCTACCGGCAGCATTCCGAGCACCAGCAAGGCCCACGGTGTGGGCATCTTGCCCGTGGAAAAGGTCAGGAACAGGACCGCGAAAATGTCCTGAACGATGAGTACGCCGATGGCGGTGCGTCCGTTCAGGGCTTGGGAACGACCGCTTTCTTCCAGTATTTTCACGGCAAACACCGTGGAGGAAAAGCTGAGGGCAAAGGCGATGAGCAGCGCCGTTTGCAGGGACATGTCCGCGAAGAAGGACAGGCCTGCCGTTGAAAGCCCCATGAGTCCCACCGCGAAGATCGCCACGGTGACGAGCATGTGCAGGGTGGCTCCGCCCCATACTTCCGGGCGCAGCAGGCTCTTTATCTTGAGCTTCAGTCCGATGGAGAAGAGCAGGATGGTGACACCGATATCGGCTATCTGCTGGATGGCCGGACCGGATTCGTATCCTTGGGTGCTGAGCGCGAAACCGGCCACGAGGTATCCTACCAGCGGGGGCAGGTTGACCAGATTGGCAAGGTAGCCGCAGCCAAAGGCGAGAAGTATTACCAAGGGATCCATGTCTCTCCCCTCTTATTGGTTTTCGATTTCGTCCTGTGTCCGGTTGACGCCGCGGGTGATGATGCCGACCATCAGGGCGAACATGATGTACCCGGCAAAGGTCTGGATGATGAGCAACAGTTTTCCGTCCCATGTCTGTGGCACGATGTCGCCGAAACCGAGCGTCGTCATCGTGACCACGGTGAAATAAAGCGAGTTGATGAAAAACTGTCCTTCGTTTGCGCCGAAGCCGAAAGGTGGCGGGGTGCCGATGAGCAGGTGTCCGACTTCGAGGGTTGCGTTGAGCAGGGTGAATCCGGCGATCATGGTCATGTAGATACGCATGAGTTCGGCGACCTCGCCCCATGTGGCGTGGTTGCCCGGTTTGAGAATCCGAACCACGTCCTTGGCAAAGGCCTTGAAGTGCCAGATCAGGATTGCGAAGACCAGCAGGGTCAGCAGGACGACGCCTTCGTTGATCATGCCGAAAAGCACTTCAAAAGAGCCGCCGCAGAATCCGACGATGGCTCCGTATATGAAAATTTCTTTGGGTTGTGTCCTGCGAAACAGGGATTTCCCCTTGGTGATTCGATGATTTCTGTGTGCGTGAAAGGCAAGGATGATGGCGGCGACAAGAAGTCCGTTCGAGAGGGCCAGCGTCACGTCGATCGGTTCAAAGACCTGATCGGTCATGGCGTTGAAAAAGTGTCCGGGGAGGATGGATGCCATGAGCAGGAGCGAGACGACCCCAAGAAAAAAGCTGGGGACAAAGTGGGTAAAGACGACCTGCCAGAATTTTGGTTTGATGTCATATTTCATATAGCTTGAATTATTCGCATAGAATCGAGATGGATGCAATGCGTGACGGCATGTTCACGGGGACTGCCGGGGGCCGGGGTGACCTGAAAAATATCCGAGCAATCAAGTCTGATAGTGGATACGGAATTCATATAGTATATTGAAATATCCGAGCCTGCGATTCGTTCCTACTCTTGACTATCTGCCGACTTTGGCTTAACAAACTCCCTCTTTGCCCGCGCTGGACGGGACTTTTGCGCTTGGACGACGAATAATTTTAGGGAGATAGGACACTTGTTCGAGAGCCTGCAAGATAGACTTGGCAATGCCTTTCAAAAATTCAAGGGCCAGAAGCAACTCACCGAAGACAATGTCAAGGAAGGGTTGCGTGAAGTACGCTTGGCGCTGCTTGAGGCAGATGTCAATTTCAAGGTCGTCAAGCAATTCGTCGATCAGGTAAAGGGTCGCGCTCTTGGCGAAGAGGTCATGAAGGGCCTCGATCCGGGACAGCAGGTCGTGAAGATCGTCAACGAGGAGCTTATCGAACTCCTCGGCGGCGAACAGCAGGATCTGGACCTCAAGGCCAAGCCGCTCAAGATGATGATGGTCGGCCTTCAGGGTTCCGGTAAGACCACCAGTTCGGGTAAGCTGTCGCTGTTCTTGCGCAAGAATCACGGCAAGAAGCCGTACCTTGTGCCCGCAGACGTTTACCGTCCTGCGGCCATCGATCAGCTCACCACGCTGGCGAAGCAACTCGACGTTCCTGTCTACCCGTCCACTCCGGACATGAATCCGGTGGATATCTGTCAGGACGCGTTGAAAAAGGCGGAAGAACTGGGTTGCGATCTGGTGCTCTTCGATACCGCGGGTCGACTGCATATTGATGAAGCTCTCATGGATGAGCTTGTGAACATCAAGAACGCATGTCAGCCGCAGGAAATTTTGTTCGTGGCAGATGCCATGACAGGTCAGGACGCCGTCACCGTTGCCGATAGCTTCAATGAGAAGCTCGACATCACCGGTGTGGTTCTGACCAAGATGGACGGTGACGCCCGAGGCGGTGCCGCCCTGTCCATCAAGACCGTAACCGGCAAGTCGGTCAAGTTTGTCGGTGTCGGTGAAAAGCTTTCCGAATTGGAACTTTTCCATCCTGACCGCATCGCGTCGCGCATTCTCGGAATGGGTGACATGATGACCCTCATCGAAAAGGCCCAGACCGAAATCGATGAGGAAGAAGCGCAGGCCATGGCCGAAAAAATGGCCAAGGCCGAATTTGACTTTGAAGACTTTCGCAGTCATATGCGTAAGATCAAGAAGCTCGGCAGCATGGAAGGGCTGCTCAAGATGATACCCGGCATGGGCAACATCATGAAGCAGATGGGGCAGGAAGCCCTGCCCGAGGACGAGATGAAACGTACCGAAGCGATCATCTCTTCCATGACCATGAAGGAGAGACGTCAGCCCAAGCTCATCAACCAGAGCCGCAAGGAACGCATTGCCAAGGGTTCCGGCGTGAAGGTTGCCGACGTGAACGCGCTCATCAAGAATTTCAAGCAGATGAGCAAGGTCATGCAGGCCATGATGGGTGGCGGCAAGGGCAAGAAGCAGAAGGGCTTGATGAACAAGCTCAAAGGCCTCACCGGCGGCGGAATGCCCGACATGAGCGCTCTGGGCGGCATGGAAGGCATGCCCGGAATGCCTCCGGGAATGGGCGGAATGCCCGGTATGCCCGGGATGGAAGAGGAAGGCGGCAAACGCGGCCTTTCCAAGAAGACTCTGAAAGCGCGTGCCAAGAAGAAAAACAAGAAAAAGCAGCGCAAGAAGAAGAAAAAGAAGTAGCGGACGAAAAGGCGGACAAAGTCTTTCACGAATATAATTGCCTTCACACGGGCAAAAACGTACAAACAAATTATTGGGGGTATAAGTACCATGGCTATGAAAATCAGACTGACCCGTATGGGTTCCAAGAAGCGTCCCTTCTATCGTGTTGTGGCTCTCGACAGCGCAACTCGTCGCGACGGACGCCCCGTCGAATTCCTCGGATACTACAATCCGATGACGGAGCCCAACGATATCCAGCTCGATATGGAAAAGATCGACAAGTGGCTCGAGCGCGGCGCTGAGCCGAGCAATACCGTTCGTTCCCTGCTGAAGAAAGCCGGCA from uncultured Pseudodesulfovibrio sp. includes the following:
- a CDS encoding cation:proton antiporter, which encodes MDPLVILLAFGCGYLANLVNLPPLVGYLVAGFALSTQGYESGPAIQQIADIGVTILLFSIGLKLKIKSLLRPEVWGGATLHMLVTVAIFAVGLMGLSTAGLSFFADMSLQTALLIAFALSFSSTVFAVKILEESGRSQALNGRTAIGVLIVQDIFAVLFLTFSTGKMPTPWALLVLGMLPVARWIFMRILDRIGHGELQVLFGFFLAFCAGAAAFDAVGLKADLGALIMGMLLANHPRAGDLAESLMNIKDFLLVGFFLEIGLAGLPSMQVLSVSFILLAVLPIKVALFFLIFTRFRLKARTSFISAFNLANYSEFGLIVGGLAVANGWLSRDWLLAIAVALSFSFVVAAPFNRTADALFDKVRKALKRCETGECHPDEEPYEAGTWQVAVIGMGRVGTGAYEYLVDKYGPTVLGIDFNAETVDKHQEEGRQVGLADVTDPEFWRKLPEQGGQIKLVLLTLPNLNAQIHVANKLQERNFPGVVAAMAQFDDELEILREAGVDTSFNVFREAGIGLGSHVCNTLDLSAIESRKPEEPAS
- a CDS encoding potassium channel family protein, with the protein product MKYDIKPKFWQVVFTHFVPSFFLGVVSLLLMASILPGHFFNAMTDQVFEPIDVTLALSNGLLVAAIILAFHAHRNHRITKGKSLFRRTQPKEIFIYGAIVGFCGGSFEVLFGMINEGVVLLTLLVFAILIWHFKAFAKDVVRILKPGNHATWGEVAELMRIYMTMIAGFTLLNATLEVGHLLIGTPPPFGFGANEGQFFINSLYFTVVTMTTLGFGDIVPQTWDGKLLLIIQTFAGYIMFALMVGIITRGVNRTQDEIENQ
- the ffh gene encoding signal recognition particle protein; translation: MFESLQDRLGNAFQKFKGQKQLTEDNVKEGLREVRLALLEADVNFKVVKQFVDQVKGRALGEEVMKGLDPGQQVVKIVNEELIELLGGEQQDLDLKAKPLKMMMVGLQGSGKTTSSGKLSLFLRKNHGKKPYLVPADVYRPAAIDQLTTLAKQLDVPVYPSTPDMNPVDICQDALKKAEELGCDLVLFDTAGRLHIDEALMDELVNIKNACQPQEILFVADAMTGQDAVTVADSFNEKLDITGVVLTKMDGDARGGAALSIKTVTGKSVKFVGVGEKLSELELFHPDRIASRILGMGDMMTLIEKAQTEIDEEEAQAMAEKMAKAEFDFEDFRSHMRKIKKLGSMEGLLKMIPGMGNIMKQMGQEALPEDEMKRTEAIISSMTMKERRQPKLINQSRKERIAKGSGVKVADVNALIKNFKQMSKVMQAMMGGGKGKKQKGLMNKLKGLTGGGMPDMSALGGMEGMPGMPPGMGGMPGMPGMEEEGGKRGLSKKTLKARAKKKNKKKQRKKKKKK
- the rpsP gene encoding 30S ribosomal protein S16, translated to MAMKIRLTRMGSKKRPFYRVVALDSATRRDGRPVEFLGYYNPMTEPNDIQLDMEKIDKWLERGAEPSNTVRSLLKKAGK